In Magnetovibrio sp., the following proteins share a genomic window:
- the gyrB gene encoding DNA topoisomerase (ATP-hydrolyzing) subunit B, producing the protein MSDQTEDQSQLNEGIPAEYGADSIKVLKGLEAVRKRPGMYIGDTDDGTGLHHMVYEVVDNGIDEALGGWCDLVTVTLNADGSVTVTDNGRGIPVDMHAEEGVSAAEVIMTQLHAGGKFDSNSYKVSGGLHGVGVSVVNALSDWLDLTIHRDGKEHYCRFENGDTVKSLEVVGVSPKTEDGSNYTGTSVTFHPSAATFTMVEFDFATLEHRLRELAFLNSGVHLLLTDERHVDKVEIDLHYEGGLAAFVEYLDRAKTAQLENTIMVSGEKDDITVEVAMQWNDSYHEQMLCFTNNIPQRDGGTHLAGLRGALTRTINAYFTKSGMSKKEKVAITGDDSREGLTCVLSVKVPDPKFSSQTKDKLVSSEVRPVVESIVGEGLDRWFEEHPAEAKKVIGKIIEAAAAREAARKARELTRRKGALDITSLPGKLADCQERDPANSEVFLVEGDSAGGSAKQGRDRSNQAILPLRGKILNVERARFDKMLSSAEIGTLIAALGTGIGREDFDADKCRYHKIIIMTDADVDGSHIRTLLLTFFYRQMPELIERGYLYIAQPPLYRAKRGNSEVYLKDDRALEDYLFNAAVDEGTMFTGFDGAQVVGTDLRNLVEEARIARGLLIDISKHVPLRMVEQAAILGALNPQVLTDPEHAGEVGEYMAKRMNALETELERGWEGAVLDDGGLQLSRTLRGVTETHVIDGALIKSAEARRLDAMAGQLQKTFMRHGTLTAKDKDSVITGPVDLIERITEMGRKGLAVQRYKGLGEMNPGQLWETTLDPNARILLQVKVAHSEDAGEVFSTLMGDNVEPRRDFIQDNALKVANLDV; encoded by the coding sequence ATGAGCGATCAAACAGAAGACCAAAGCCAACTGAACGAAGGCATCCCCGCGGAATACGGCGCGGATTCCATTAAAGTTCTCAAAGGACTGGAAGCTGTGCGCAAGCGCCCGGGCATGTACATCGGCGACACTGACGATGGCACCGGCCTGCATCACATGGTCTATGAGGTGGTGGACAACGGCATCGACGAAGCCTTGGGCGGTTGGTGCGACCTGGTCACAGTGACGCTCAACGCCGATGGCTCGGTCACCGTGACCGACAACGGCCGCGGCATTCCCGTCGACATGCACGCCGAAGAAGGCGTGTCCGCGGCCGAGGTCATCATGACCCAGTTGCACGCCGGCGGTAAATTCGATTCCAACTCCTACAAGGTCTCGGGCGGTCTGCACGGCGTGGGTGTGTCGGTGGTCAACGCGCTGTCCGATTGGCTGGACCTGACCATTCACCGCGACGGCAAAGAGCACTATTGCCGGTTCGAGAACGGCGACACCGTGAAATCCTTGGAAGTGGTCGGCGTTTCACCCAAGACCGAAGACGGCAGCAATTACACCGGCACCTCGGTGACGTTCCATCCGTCCGCAGCGACCTTCACCATGGTCGAGTTCGATTTCGCCACCTTGGAACACCGCCTGCGCGAATTGGCGTTTTTGAATTCCGGTGTGCATTTGCTGCTGACCGACGAACGCCACGTGGACAAGGTCGAGATCGACCTGCACTACGAAGGCGGCTTGGCGGCGTTCGTCGAATATCTCGATCGCGCCAAGACGGCTCAGCTTGAAAACACCATCATGGTTTCGGGCGAAAAAGACGACATCACCGTCGAGGTGGCGATGCAGTGGAACGACAGCTATCACGAACAGATGCTGTGCTTCACCAACAACATTCCCCAACGCGACGGCGGCACCCACTTGGCAGGCCTGCGCGGTGCGTTGACGCGCACCATCAACGCCTATTTCACCAAATCGGGCATGTCGAAAAAGGAAAAGGTCGCGATCACCGGCGACGATTCCCGCGAAGGCCTGACCTGCGTGTTGTCGGTCAAGGTGCCCGATCCGAAATTCTCGTCGCAAACCAAGGACAAGCTGGTCAGTTCCGAGGTCCGCCCGGTGGTCGAAAGCATCGTCGGCGAAGGCTTGGACCGTTGGTTCGAGGAGCATCCCGCCGAGGCCAAAAAAGTCATCGGTAAGATCATCGAGGCCGCCGCCGCCCGCGAAGCGGCGCGCAAGGCGCGCGAACTGACGCGGCGCAAAGGGGCGCTCGACATCACCTCGCTGCCGGGCAAACTGGCCGACTGCCAGGAACGTGACCCGGCCAATTCCGAAGTGTTCCTGGTCGAGGGTGATTCGGCCGGCGGTTCCGCAAAGCAAGGCCGCGACCGTTCCAATCAGGCGATCTTGCCGTTGCGCGGCAAAATCCTCAATGTCGAACGCGCGCGCTTCGACAAGATGCTGTCGTCTGCGGAAATCGGCACCCTGATCGCGGCGCTGGGCACCGGCATCGGGCGCGAGGATTTCGACGCCGACAAATGCCGTTACCACAAAATCATCATCATGACCGACGCCGACGTGGACGGCAGCCACATCCGCACCTTGTTGCTGACGTTCTTCTATCGCCAGATGCCGGAACTGATCGAACGGGGCTATTTGTACATCGCGCAGCCGCCATTGTACCGCGCCAAGCGCGGCAATTCGGAAGTCTATCTCAAAGACGACCGGGCGTTGGAGGACTATCTGTTCAACGCCGCCGTCGACGAAGGCACGATGTTCACGGGCTTTGACGGTGCGCAGGTGGTCGGTACCGATCTGCGTAACCTGGTCGAAGAGGCGCGTATCGCGCGTGGCTTGCTGATAGACATTTCCAAGCACGTGCCGCTGCGTATGGTCGAACAAGCCGCCATCTTGGGTGCGCTCAATCCGCAAGTGTTGACCGATCCTGAGCACGCGGGCGAGGTCGGCGAATATATGGCCAAGCGCATGAACGCGCTGGAAACCGAGTTGGAACGAGGTTGGGAAGGCGCGGTTTTGGACGACGGCGGTTTGCAATTGTCGCGGACCTTGCGCGGCGTGACCGAAACTCATGTCATCGACGGCGCCCTGATCAAGAGCGCCGAGGCACGGCGCCTCGACGCCATGGCCGGGCAGCTGCAGAAAACCTTCATGCGCCACGGTACTTTGACCGCCAAGGACAAAGACAGCGTCATCACAGGGCCGGTGGACTTGATCGAGCGCATCACCGAAATGGGCCGCAAGGGTTTGGCGGTGCAGCGTTATAAAGGTCTGGGCGAAATGAACCCCGGCCAACTGTGGGAAACCACGCTCGACCCCAACGCACGGATTTTGCTGCAGGTGAAGGTCGCCCATTCCGAAGATGCGGGCGAGGTGTTCTCCACCTTGATGGGCGACAACGTCGAACCGCGCCGCGACTTTATCCAAGACAATGCGCTGAAGGTCGCCAACCTGGACGTTTAA
- a CDS encoding MFS transporter, producing MYGTLLSISALLAGVFAMSLGFGLQATLLGVRAGIEGFPVTVTGFIMAIYYAGYIVGSLLSPRLVQTVGHIRVFAALASLASAAALLHAVMVTPPTWVLFRVMTGFCVAGLLVVAESWLNHASTNTNRGSILSVYMVTSLGATALGQLLLNVAPVDGTMLFILVSVLVSVSLVPMALSSRTVPTLQPTARMKIRKLFERSPMGAVGCFSTGLINGSFWGMGAVYAHTAGLDTRGISLFMAMVVLGGIISQWPMGRLSDHVDRRWVLAGLAAATAAASLGIATWGGVSHEIMFTLGWVFGAMAFPLYAISIAHVNDVLDIDDFVPASSALLLLYAMGAVVGPFVGGAAMDAIGAPGLFYFNAAVAIALLAFTLKRLYFGHAVKNADKEDFIGLPRTTAQALEMAAQVVETANREDDPAQP from the coding sequence ATGTACGGCACCTTACTGAGTATTTCGGCATTGTTGGCGGGCGTTTTCGCCATGAGCCTGGGTTTCGGCCTGCAAGCGACCCTGCTTGGCGTGCGTGCGGGTATCGAGGGTTTTCCCGTCACCGTGACCGGTTTCATCATGGCGATCTATTACGCCGGCTACATCGTCGGCTCGTTGTTGTCGCCGCGCCTGGTGCAAACGGTCGGCCACATTCGTGTGTTCGCGGCCCTGGCATCCTTGGCCAGCGCGGCGGCGCTGCTGCACGCCGTCATGGTCACCCCGCCGACGTGGGTACTGTTTCGCGTCATGACCGGGTTTTGCGTCGCCGGGTTGTTGGTGGTGGCGGAAAGTTGGCTCAATCACGCCAGCACCAACACCAACCGCGGCAGCATTCTATCGGTTTACATGGTCACCAGTCTGGGCGCGACGGCCTTGGGCCAATTGCTGCTCAACGTCGCGCCGGTGGACGGCACGATGCTGTTCATCTTGGTGTCGGTCCTGGTGTCGGTGTCGTTGGTACCGATGGCGCTGTCGTCGCGCACCGTGCCGACCTTGCAACCCACCGCGCGGATGAAAATCCGCAAACTGTTCGAACGCTCCCCCATGGGCGCGGTCGGGTGCTTTTCCACCGGCCTGATCAACGGCAGCTTTTGGGGTATGGGCGCGGTCTACGCCCACACCGCAGGCCTGGATACCCGCGGCATTTCACTGTTCATGGCGATGGTGGTATTGGGCGGCATCATATCGCAATGGCCCATGGGCCGACTGTCGGATCACGTCGACCGGCGCTGGGTTCTGGCCGGCCTCGCCGCCGCCACCGCTGCGGCAAGCCTGGGCATCGCGACCTGGGGCGGCGTGTCCCACGAGATCATGTTCACTTTGGGCTGGGTGTTCGGTGCGATGGCGTTTCCGCTTTACGCCATTTCCATCGCCCACGTGAACGACGTGCTGGACATCGACGACTTCGTGCCCGCCAGCAGCGCGTTGCTGTTGCTCTACGCCATGGGCGCGGTGGTGGGGCCGTTCGTCGGCGGCGCGGCGATGGACGCCATCGGCGCGCCGGGGCTGTTTTATTTCAACGCCGCGGTTGCGATCGCGCTGCTCGCCTTCACCCTCAAGCGCCTGTATTTCGGGCACGCGGTGAAAAACGCCGACAAGGAAGACTTCATCGGCCTGCCGCGGACCACCGCCCAGGCCCTCGAGATGGCGGCCCAAGTGGTCGAGACCGCAAATCGGGAAGACGATCCAGCTCAGCCTTAA
- a CDS encoding TetR/AcrR family transcriptional regulator translates to MRSGEATREKIKRAALELFVDKGVDGGGMRDIAKASAITEGAIYRHFSSKDELVWTLFRDNFTNFAATLSVLQAGEVSTAAKIEAMVQGFCQLFDRDETLFRFLLLVQHGQLSKITDDMANPIDVVQNVIQTGIDAGEVGHADATEATAWVFGIVLQTATFQIYGRLPGPLSPRADALAGACLDALGL, encoded by the coding sequence ATGCGTTCAGGCGAAGCGACACGGGAAAAAATCAAGCGTGCGGCACTGGAACTGTTCGTCGACAAAGGCGTCGACGGCGGCGGCATGCGCGACATCGCCAAGGCCTCGGCAATCACCGAAGGCGCGATCTATCGTCATTTCAGCAGCAAGGACGAACTGGTGTGGACGTTGTTTCGCGACAACTTCACCAATTTCGCCGCCACGCTGAGCGTACTGCAAGCGGGCGAAGTCAGCACTGCGGCGAAAATCGAGGCCATGGTGCAGGGTTTCTGTCAGCTGTTCGATCGCGACGAAACCTTGTTTCGTTTTCTCTTGCTGGTTCAACATGGCCAGCTATCTAAAATCACTGACGACATGGCCAACCCCATCGATGTGGTGCAAAACGTGATCCAAACGGGCATCGACGCAGGTGAAGTCGGCCATGCGGATGCGACCGAGGCCACGGCGTGGGTGTTCGGCATCGTGCTGCAAACCGCGACGTTTCAAATCTATGGCCGGTTGCCTGGCCCCTTGTCGCCGCGCGCCGATGCCCTGGCGGGTGCGTGCTTGGACGCGTTGGGTTTATAG
- a CDS encoding PBP1A family penicillin-binding protein, translating to MSKKSDKDASFLDEQDGKPRRRWKRIAYWTVVAGVWATILLGIGVAYIAWDLPNIDEAIAATRKPTIRVVTRDGIELARRGDRYGAPVRLDELPPELPQAILATEDRRFYDHWGVDPIGIARAMWVNVRAGGIRQGGSTLTQQAAKNLFLSPKRTLKRKLQEVVLALWLEAKFSKDQILTIYLNRVYFGQGVYGAEAAAQYYFGVPARNMSAYEAAMLAGMLKGPNKYNPMINPDLARERTDVVLANMVAAGYLSEADRKTITQPHNWWRYEKSTTKPLAHHYTDWVLDQVGDYVTLDQDVTVIVSLNARMQRAAEKLIKTTMKKGGAADKRAVSEVALVALAPDGAVLAMVGGANYAQSKFNRAVQAKRQPGSAFKPVVFLAGFEAGLAPETVMRDEPVTIDAWSPSNFKNEYLGDITLTDAMTRSINTVAVKVSEAAGRARVQDMARKLGITADLTDEPSLALGVSEVSLLEMTAAYGPFATGGLGLWPYAISEIQDSAGRPLYVRSGGGPGRVIPAAYAGAMNGMLANVIASPDGTGKGARLKRPAAGKTGTSQDYRDAWFIGYTPDLIAGVWMGNDNGRPMQNVTGGSFPARLWRDFTTAALAQTPAKNLPVEVLTTPKDGPTPENRPNPVETFIKEFFKSVFGN from the coding sequence ATGAGCAAAAAGAGCGATAAAGACGCCTCGTTTCTCGACGAACAGGATGGCAAACCGCGCAGGCGCTGGAAACGCATCGCCTATTGGACGGTGGTCGCCGGGGTGTGGGCGACGATCTTGCTCGGCATCGGGGTGGCTTACATCGCTTGGGACCTGCCCAACATCGACGAAGCCATCGCCGCGACGCGTAAGCCCACCATCCGGGTGGTGACGCGTGACGGCATCGAATTGGCGCGCCGCGGCGACCGCTACGGGGCGCCGGTACGTCTTGATGAATTGCCGCCGGAATTGCCTCAAGCCATTCTCGCCACCGAAGATCGGCGCTTTTACGACCACTGGGGGGTTGATCCCATCGGCATCGCGCGCGCCATGTGGGTCAACGTGCGCGCCGGCGGAATTCGCCAGGGCGGTTCGACCCTGACCCAACAGGCGGCGAAAAATCTATTCTTGTCGCCCAAGCGCACGCTCAAACGCAAACTCCAGGAAGTGGTTTTGGCGTTGTGGCTGGAAGCGAAATTCAGCAAGGATCAAATCCTCACCATCTATCTCAACCGGGTTTATTTCGGCCAAGGGGTCTATGGCGCGGAAGCCGCGGCGCAGTACTATTTCGGTGTGCCGGCGCGCAACATGTCGGCGTATGAAGCGGCGATGTTGGCGGGCATGCTCAAAGGCCCCAACAAATACAATCCCATGATCAATCCCGACTTGGCCCGCGAACGCACCGATGTGGTGCTCGCCAACATGGTCGCGGCGGGCTATCTCAGCGAGGCCGACCGCAAGACCATCACCCAGCCGCACAATTGGTGGCGCTACGAAAAAAGCACCACCAAGCCGCTGGCGCACCACTACACCGACTGGGTGCTCGATCAAGTCGGCGATTATGTGACCTTGGATCAAGACGTCACGGTGATCGTAAGCCTCAATGCGCGCATGCAGCGCGCGGCGGAAAAATTGATCAAGACCACGATGAAAAAGGGTGGCGCGGCGGACAAGCGTGCTGTGTCCGAAGTTGCCTTGGTGGCACTGGCGCCCGACGGCGCGGTGCTGGCGATGGTCGGCGGCGCCAATTATGCGCAAAGCAAATTCAACCGCGCGGTGCAGGCCAAGCGCCAGCCGGGCTCGGCATTCAAGCCGGTGGTGTTCCTGGCCGGGTTCGAGGCCGGATTGGCGCCTGAAACGGTGATGCGCGACGAACCCGTCACCATCGACGCGTGGTCGCCGAGCAATTTCAAAAACGAATATCTCGGCGATATCACCCTGACGGATGCGATGACGCGTTCGATCAACACGGTGGCGGTCAAAGTGTCGGAAGCGGCCGGGCGCGCACGGGTCCAGGACATGGCGCGCAAGCTTGGCATCACCGCCGACCTGACCGACGAGCCGTCGTTGGCGCTGGGCGTCAGCGAGGTCTCGTTGCTGGAAATGACCGCCGCATACGGTCCGTTCGCAACCGGTGGACTGGGGTTGTGGCCCTATGCCATCAGTGAAATTCAAGACAGCGCCGGGCGGCCCCTGTATGTGCGTTCCGGCGGCGGGCCGGGCCGGGTGATTCCGGCGGCTTACGCCGGGGCCATGAACGGCATGCTGGCCAACGTCATCGCCAGCCCTGACGGCACGGGCAAGGGTGCCCGCCTGAAGCGTCCGGCGGCGGGCAAGACCGGCACCTCGCAAGATTATCGCGACGCCTGGTTCATCGGCTACACACCGGACTTGATCGCCGGGGTGTGGATGGGCAACGACAATGGCCGGCCGATGCAAAATGTTACCGGCGGTTCGTTCCCCGCGCGGCTGTGGCGCGATTTCACCACCGCCGCGTTGGCGCAAACGCCGGCGAAAAACCTGCCGGTCGAGGTGCTGACGACGCCCAAGGACGGACCAACGCCGGAAAATCGGCCCAACCCGGTCGAGACGTTCATCAAAGAATTTTTCAAATCGGTGTTCGGCAACTAG
- a CDS encoding multidrug effflux MFS transporter — translation MRLQPQSFSMAILLTALVSVAPLSTDMYLPALPAIGRDLQADAGMVQLTLSAYLIGFAGGQLILGPLSDRFGRRPVLLAGLMIFVISSIACLLASNITMLLVARLFQAVGACAGTAISRAVVRDIHGVKDAARMLAHMGTAMATAPLIAPLIGGHLTASYGWQANFVVLAGIGALMLVLSVIALPETHTQPDPLALSVRRMARNYSTLLKNATFRDFTLSNAFGFAGLFGFISSSSFILIDGLGMRPETFGFAFAVVVLGYMSGTQVSVRLLKNRSLEYVVGLGGRIALVAGIAGLLTVWLAPPSVFAVIVPIFCYNISFGIIMPNTMAGGIGPFPHMAGTASALMGFVQMALAAFSGALVGHLYDGTALPMMAVIAVTGTLAWLFAQRVARRGDPSA, via the coding sequence ATGCGCCTTCAGCCTCAATCGTTTTCGATGGCCATATTGCTGACGGCGCTGGTGTCGGTCGCGCCGCTTTCGACCGACATGTATTTGCCTGCGTTGCCCGCCATTGGACGCGACCTTCAAGCCGATGCCGGTATGGTGCAACTGACGCTGAGCGCCTATTTGATCGGGTTCGCGGGCGGCCAGCTGATCTTGGGGCCGCTTTCGGACCGTTTCGGCCGCAGGCCGGTCCTGCTCGCGGGATTGATGATCTTTGTAATCTCCTCGATCGCATGTTTGCTGGCGAGCAACATCACGATGCTGCTCGTGGCGCGGCTGTTTCAGGCTGTCGGCGCGTGCGCCGGCACCGCCATCAGCCGCGCGGTGGTGCGCGACATTCACGGCGTCAAGGATGCCGCACGCATGCTGGCCCATATGGGCACCGCCATGGCCACCGCGCCGCTGATTGCACCACTGATCGGCGGCCACCTAACAGCAAGCTATGGATGGCAAGCCAACTTTGTCGTGCTGGCGGGCATCGGCGCGTTGATGTTGGTGTTGAGCGTCATCGCCTTACCCGAAACCCATACCCAACCCGATCCTTTGGCACTATCCGTGCGCCGCATGGCGCGCAACTATTCCACTTTGCTGAAGAACGCCACCTTTCGTGATTTCACCTTGAGCAACGCCTTCGGCTTCGCCGGGCTGTTTGGCTTTATCTCCAGTTCCAGTTTCATTTTGATCGACGGCCTGGGGATGCGGCCGGAAACCTTCGGTTTCGCGTTCGCCGTGGTTGTTTTGGGTTACATGTCGGGCACCCAGGTATCGGTTCGCTTGCTCAAAAACCGTTCCTTGGAATACGTGGTCGGATTGGGCGGGCGCATCGCGCTGGTCGCCGGCATCGCCGGATTGCTTACGGTCTGGCTGGCGCCGCCGTCGGTGTTTGCCGTGATCGTGCCGATTTTTTGCTACAACATATCTTTCGGCATCATCATGCCCAACACCATGGCGGGGGGCATCGGACCGTTTCCCCACATGGCAGGCACGGCGTCGGCGCTGATGGGCTTCGTTCAAATGGCGTTGGCGGCGTTCAGCGGCGCGTTGGTGGGCCATCTTTATGACGGCACCGCGCTACCGATGATGGCGGTGATCGCCGTCACCGGGACATTGGCGTGGTTGTTCGCGCAACGCGTCGCGCGGCGTGGAGATCCATCGGCCTAG